A stretch of Scheffersomyces stipitis CBS 6054 chromosome 2, complete sequence DNA encodes these proteins:
- a CDS encoding putative permease gives MALTWTKRNDSDRSSVVSSEKKEQVTVINTEINDLESSSSENEDHIFQDPIIAEHYKQLYEETQYECRHHFDPEFTWTAEEEKKVVRKSDWYVTLWALIMFTALDFDRGNMSQALSDNFLTDIGIDTNQMNLGSTINLICFLSAELPSQLISKKIGADVWIPMQMILWSVVSMSQFAIKDARGFYATRALLGALQGGFICDVCLWMSYFFTSKELPLRLAIFYIANPMTVVWSSLLAFALLKVKTDSTPESWRWLFLIEGAFTLVVGIAAFFKMPASSVQTKAWYRKKGWYTDREEKIVVNRVLRDDPEKGSMHNREPVGPKELLTAVFDVNLLPIYIIRILGDIGTAPISSYLQLVLRGMGYSTFKTNALTIPYNLISVVTLVFTGWLTEKVKSRAFVIATTPIWILAGLFPLRFWPNAQKDIWGTFALLTVLLGHSPVCHITISWCSANSNGVRSRAVSAAVVNIVSQAASIISANIYRKDDAPLYHRGNTDLIGIAFGALFACILARQYYIWINKNREKKWNAMTIEEREEYLRNPPHDGNKRLDFRFVY, from the coding sequence ATGGCTCTTACATGGACAAAGAGGAACGACTCAGATCGTCTGTCTGTTGTTTCCtctgaaaagaaagaacaagtcACCGTTATCAATACGGAAATCAATGACTTAGAATCTTCAAGCtcagaaaatgaagaccATATCTTCCAAGACCCTATTATCGCTGAACACTATAAACAACTTTATGAAGAAACCCAGTACGAGTGTCGTCATCACTTTGATCCAGAGTTTACTTGGactgcagaagaagagaagaaggtagTCAGAAAAAGTGACTGGTATGTCACTCTCTGGGCTTTGATCATGTTTACTGCGTTAGATTTTGATAGAGGAAACATGTCTCAAGCTCTCTCGGACAACTTTCTTACTGATATTGGTATTGATACAAATCAAATGAATCTTGGTAGTACTATCAATCTTATTTGCTTCTTGAGTGCTGAATTGCCTTCGCAGTTaatctccaagaagattggTGCTGATGTCTGGATTCCAATGCAAATGATCTTGTGGTCGGTTGTGTCGATGTCACAATTTGCTATTAAAGACGCTCGTGGTTTCTATGCCACCAGAGCCCTTTTAGGTGCTTTACAAGGTGGTTTCATTTGTGATGTTTGTCTCTGGATGAGCTATTTCTTTACTTCTAAAGAATTGCCTTTGAGGTTGGCTATTTTCTATATTGCCAATCCCATGACTGTTGTCTGGTCCAGTTTGCTTGCTTTTGCTTTATTGAAGGTCAAGACAGATTCCACTCCTGAAAGTTGGAGATGGTTGTTCTTAATTGAAGGTGCTTTCACATTGGTGGTTGGAATTGCTGCTTTTTTCAAGATGCCTGCCTCTTCTGTGCAAACGAAGGCTTGGTACAGAAAGAAGGGTTGGTATACTGACAGAGAGGAGAAGATTGTTGTCAATAGGGTGTTGAGAGATGATCCTGAAAAGGGAAGTATGCACAATCGTGAACCTGTTGGTCCAAAAGAATTACTCACAGCTGTTTTCGATGTGAATCTTTTACCAATTTATATTATCCGTATTCTTGGTGATATCGGAACTGcaccaatttcaagttatcttcagttggttcttaGAGGTATGGGTTATTCAACCTTCAAAACAAATGCTTTAACTATTCCTTACAACTTAATTTCTGTTGTAACTTTGGTGTTCACTGGTTGGCTCACCGAAAAAGTGAAGAGTAGAGCATTTGTAATTGCAACCACTCCTATTTGGATTCTCGCTGGTCTTTTCCCATTGAGATTTTGGCCCAATGCACAAAAAGATATCTGGGGTACATTTGCACTTTTAacagttcttcttggtcaCTCGCCGGTATGTCACATCACTATTTCTTGGTGTTCTGCAAATTCCAATGGTGTTAGGAGTAGAGCAGTTTCGGCAGCTGTCGTCAATATTGTCTCACAAGCAGCTTCAATTATTTCTGCTAACATCTATAGAAAAGATGATGCACCACTTTATCATCGTGGTAACACTGATCTTATCGGTATTGCATTTGGAGCTCTATTTGCCTGTATCCTTGCCAGACAGTATTATATCTGGATTAATAAAAATagagagaagaagtggaatGCCATGACTATTGAGGAAAGGGAAGAATACTTGCGTAATCCTCCTCATGATGGTAACAAGAGATTAGATTTCAGATTCGTATACTGA